A genomic segment from Phragmites australis chromosome 6, lpPhrAust1.1, whole genome shotgun sequence encodes:
- the LOC133922144 gene encoding alpha-terpineol synthase, chloroplastic-like isoform X1 produces MIERADQLKKEVSKTIAASSNCSLYERMHLIEVLEHLCLDHLFEQEINAVLTQISYADVGGCDLQTVALWFYLLRKHGYGVSPDVLAKFSDEQGSFAAKNPKDLLNLYNAAYLRTSGELILDEAICFTKRCLESIVPHMEGPLAREMKCALEIPIPRRVRIYEAKYYISTYGKETKGDEVIMELAKLNFNLMQLQHNKEVKIVTRWWNGLELQSRLSFARDRVVECYFWIVGVYFEPSFSRGRIILTKVLAIVSILDDTYDVYGTSQECELFTKCVESWDPKVAHDLPENMKFIFRKVLDTFLSIENELAPEEKYRMSYLKNFIVDLVRAYNKEVKWREEGYIPATVKEHLEVSARSGACHLLSCASFVGMGDIATKETFDWVQSMPKIVKALCIILRLSDDLKSYEREKMTSHVASTIDSCMKEHKVPVQVAREKIQDMIEETWKDFNEEWLNPNNRPPRQLLERIFNLTRTMEFMYKRDDAYTNCHAIKDTINSLFVEPISMV; encoded by the exons ATGATAGAACGAGCAGACCAACTGAAGAAAGAAGTGTCGAAAACGATAGCAGCTTCAAGTAATTGTAGCCTGTATGAAAGGATGCATCTCATTGAAGTTTTGGAACATCTCTGCCTGGATCATCTTTTCGAACAGGAGATTAATGCCGTACTAACTCAAATTAGCTATGCTGATGTTGGTGGCTGTGATCTCCAAACGGTGGCTCTGTGGTTCTATCTTCTCCGGAAACATGGATACGGGGTTTCACCAG ACGTGCTTGCGAAATTCAGTGATGAACAGGGGAGTTTTGCAGCAAAAAATCCAAAAGATCTACTGAACCTTTATAATGCTGCGTACCTGAGGACCAGTGGAGAGCTAATACTTGATGAGGCTATTTGCTTCACCAAAAGGTGTTTAGAATCAATAGTACCCCACATGGAAGGGCCATTAGCTCGTGAAATGAAGTGTGCACTTGAGATCCCAATCCCTCGAAGGGTACGAATATATGAAGCCAAGTATTATATATCTACGTATGGAAAAGAGACTAAAGGAGATGAAGTAATCATGGAACTAGCGAAGTTGAACTTTAATCTCATGCAGCTCCAACATAATAAAGAGGTCAAAATTGTTACGAG GTGGTGGAACGGTCTAGAACTTCAATCAAGACTATCCTTTGCTAGAGATAGAGTTGTGGAGTGTTATTTTTGGATAGTAGGGGTATATTTTGAACCAAGTTTCTCGCGAGGTCGAATAATATTGACAAAGGTTCTTGCGATTGTGTCCATCTTGGACGATACTTATGATGTGTATGGAACTTCACAAGAATGTGAGTTATTTACCAAATGTGTCGAAAG CTGGGACCCTAAGGTAGCTCATGATCTCCCGGAGAACATGAAGTTCATTTTCAGAAAAGTTTTGGATACATTTCTAAGCATTGAGAATGAGCTAGCACCGGAGGAGAAATATCGCATGTCCTACCTGAAGAATTTT ATTGTAGATCTAGTTAGAGCTTACAACAAGGAGGTAAAATGGCGTGAAGAAGGGTATATCCCAGCAACCGTTAAGGAACACTTGGAGGTTTCAGCAAGAAGCGGTGCTTGTCACCTATTGTCGTGCGCATCGTTCGTTGGAATGGGAGATATAGCCACAAAAGAAACTTTTGATTGGGTACAAAGTATGCCTAAAATAGTCAAGGCACTCTGCATTATCCTGAGACTTTCCGATGATCTGAAATCATATGAG CGAGAGAAAATGACCTCGCATGTTGCTTCAACAATTGACAGCTGCATGAAAGAGCACAAAGTCCCAGTTCAAGTGGCACGTGAGAAGATACAAGACATGATAGAGGAAACATGGAAAGATTTTAACGAGGAATGGTTGAACCCTAACAATCGCCCACCGAGGCAGTTACTCGAGAGAATATTCAACCTGACAAGGACAATGGAGTTCATGTACAAGCGAGATGACGCTTATACAAACTGTCACGCCATCAAAGACACCATAAATTCTTTGTTTGTTGAGCCTATTTCGATGGTTTAG
- the LOC133922144 gene encoding alpha-terpineol synthase, chloroplastic-like isoform X2, translating into MIERADQLKKEVSKTIAASSNCSLYERMHLIEVLEHLCLDHLFEQEINAVLTQISYADVGGCDLQTVALWFYLLRKHGYGVSPDVLAKFSDEQGSFAAKNPKDLLNLYNAAYLRTSGELILDEAICFTKRCLESIVPHMEGPLAREMKCALEIPIPRRVRIYEAKYYISTYGKETKGDEVIMELAKLNFNLMQLQHNKEVKIVTRWWNGLELQSRLSFARDRVVECYFWIVGVYFEPSFSRGRIILTKVLAIVSILDDTYDVYGTSQECELFTKCVESWDPKVAHDLPENMKFIFRKVLDTFLSIENELAPEEKYRMSYLKNFIVDLVRAYNKEVKWREEGYIPATVKEHLEVSARSGACHLLSCASFVGMGDIATKETFDWVQSMPKIVKALCIILRLSDDLKSYEATLLFNIYLLMHLPDL; encoded by the exons ATGATAGAACGAGCAGACCAACTGAAGAAAGAAGTGTCGAAAACGATAGCAGCTTCAAGTAATTGTAGCCTGTATGAAAGGATGCATCTCATTGAAGTTTTGGAACATCTCTGCCTGGATCATCTTTTCGAACAGGAGATTAATGCCGTACTAACTCAAATTAGCTATGCTGATGTTGGTGGCTGTGATCTCCAAACGGTGGCTCTGTGGTTCTATCTTCTCCGGAAACATGGATACGGGGTTTCACCAG ACGTGCTTGCGAAATTCAGTGATGAACAGGGGAGTTTTGCAGCAAAAAATCCAAAAGATCTACTGAACCTTTATAATGCTGCGTACCTGAGGACCAGTGGAGAGCTAATACTTGATGAGGCTATTTGCTTCACCAAAAGGTGTTTAGAATCAATAGTACCCCACATGGAAGGGCCATTAGCTCGTGAAATGAAGTGTGCACTTGAGATCCCAATCCCTCGAAGGGTACGAATATATGAAGCCAAGTATTATATATCTACGTATGGAAAAGAGACTAAAGGAGATGAAGTAATCATGGAACTAGCGAAGTTGAACTTTAATCTCATGCAGCTCCAACATAATAAAGAGGTCAAAATTGTTACGAG GTGGTGGAACGGTCTAGAACTTCAATCAAGACTATCCTTTGCTAGAGATAGAGTTGTGGAGTGTTATTTTTGGATAGTAGGGGTATATTTTGAACCAAGTTTCTCGCGAGGTCGAATAATATTGACAAAGGTTCTTGCGATTGTGTCCATCTTGGACGATACTTATGATGTGTATGGAACTTCACAAGAATGTGAGTTATTTACCAAATGTGTCGAAAG CTGGGACCCTAAGGTAGCTCATGATCTCCCGGAGAACATGAAGTTCATTTTCAGAAAAGTTTTGGATACATTTCTAAGCATTGAGAATGAGCTAGCACCGGAGGAGAAATATCGCATGTCCTACCTGAAGAATTTT ATTGTAGATCTAGTTAGAGCTTACAACAAGGAGGTAAAATGGCGTGAAGAAGGGTATATCCCAGCAACCGTTAAGGAACACTTGGAGGTTTCAGCAAGAAGCGGTGCTTGTCACCTATTGTCGTGCGCATCGTTCGTTGGAATGGGAGATATAGCCACAAAAGAAACTTTTGATTGGGTACAAAGTATGCCTAAAATAGTCAAGGCACTCTGCATTATCCTGAGACTTTCCGATGATCTGAAATCATATGAG GCGACACTGCTTTTCAATATCTATTTGCTGATGCATCTCCCGGATTTATAA
- the LOC133923081 gene encoding secreted RxLR effector protein 161-like, with amino-acid sequence MQMKLKLLKEGSTPSVDVTEYRSLIGSLRYLCNSRPDLAYAVGYLSRFMEAPRQEHLAAVKRVLRYVAGTVHWGLHYHPGRKNEGTPKLLGYSDSDLAGDVNDRKSTSGLIFFLAGGPIAWQSAKQKVVALSSCEAEYIAAAGAACEGVWLARLLAELVRGAILAPKLKVDNKSAIALMKNPVHHDRSKHIDVKFHFIRECCDRKLIDVEFVGTELQLGDILTKALGRVRFQELRGEIGMKDLA; translated from the coding sequence ATGCAGATGAAGCTGAAGCTGTTGAAAGAAGGGTCGACGCCGAGCGTGGATGTCACTGAGTACCGTAGCCTCATCGGGAGCCTCAGGTATCTGTGCAACTCTAGACCCGACCTGGCGTATGCTGTGGGCTACCTCAGTCGCTTCATGGAGGCACCACGCCAAGAGCACCTCGCCGCCGTCAAGCGTGTCCTCCGCTACGTGGCGGGCACGGTGCATTGGGGCCTGCACTACCATCCAGGGAGGAAGAATGAAGGCACTCCGAAGCTGCTGGGCTACTCCGATAGTGACCTGGCCGGAGATGTCAACGACCGGAAGAGCACCAGTGGcctcatcttcttccttgcaGGTGGGCCGATTGCATGGCAGTCGGCAAAGCAAAAGGTGGTCGCGCTGTCTTCCTGCGAGGCAGAATACATCGCGGCCGCTGGAGCTGCGTGCGAGGGGGTTTGGCTGGCACGATTGCTGGCTGAGCTCGTCAGAGGAGCAATCCTCGCGCCCAAGCTCAAGGTGGACAACAAGTCTGCCATCGCATTGATGAAGAATCCTGTGCACCATGACCGGAGCAAGCACATTGATGtgaagtttcatttcatccggGAGTGCTGCGACAGGAAGCTGATCGACGTCGAGTTTGTTGGCACAGAACTGCAACTGGGCGACATCCTCACCAAGGCACTCGGGCGCGTTCGGTTCCAGGAACTTCGTGGTGAGATCGGCATGAAAGATTTAGCCTAG